The nucleotide window CTCGCCGGCCGCGCCGAGCCGGCCTCGTACCAGCCGGCCGTCGACGACCACGCCGATGCCGATCCCGGTGGAGGCCTTGAGGAAGGTCAGATCGCGATGTTGCTCCAGATGTCCGCGCCGCTCGGACAGCGCCATCGCGTTGGCGTCGTTCTCCACGAACACCGGTGCCCGGCTCAGGTCAGCAAGGTACGGAGCCAGCGGCACCCCGTCCCAGCCGGTCATGATCGGCGAGTCGAGGCTGGCGCCGCGTTCGATGTCCACGGTTCCGGGGATGCTCAGGCCGATCGTGCGTACGGCCGCGGCCGGGCGCGCGATCTCGTCGAGCAGGTCGGTGAGGGCGCCGACCACCGCGGGCATCAGCTGATCCGGCGACACCCCGATCTCCTGCTCCACGTCGGCGGCGGCCAGCACCGTGCCGTCAAGATCGCAGACCGCGACCTGGGTCCGGCTGCGGCCGATCGCCCCGGCCAGCACCACGCCGGCGTCACGGTTGAAGCGCAACTGACCGGGCGGGCGGCCGCCGGTCGACACGCTCGGTTCGTCGTCGGCTTCCACCAGCAGACCGGATCGCAGCAGTGCGGCCACCCGGGCCGCCACCGCCGTACGCGACAGCCCGGTCAGCCGACCGAGGTCGGATCGTGTGGTTGCCCCCTCGCGGACCAGCGCGAGCACGTCGCCGGCAGTCGATGGGCCCTGGATGCTGGCCATGGCTCGGAATTCAAGCACGACCACGTCCCTCAAGCACTACCGGGATCGGGACGTGAAACCGCCAAACCTTCATACTTTTGTCGTCCCAAATACGGAAGTATGTATTGCCAAGAGACACAAGTGGCTCTAGCGTGTTGCCCTCGCCCAGCTTTGAGCTCCAGTCTGCGAGGTCCCAATGACCAGCTCCGTCCACCACCCCGTCCTGGCCGCAGTGACGCAACGCGTCATCGATCGAAGCCGCCTCGAGCGGTCTGCCTACCTGGATCGGATCGATCGGGCAGCCGACCGGGAACCGGCCCGGGCTCGGCTCGCCTGCGCCAACCTCGCCCACGGTTTCGCCGCCGCGGGCCCCGCGGACAAGGAGGCGCTGCGCGCGACGATGAAGCCCAACGTCGCCATCGTCTCGGCCTACAACGACATGCTGTCGGCCCATCAGCCGTTCGAGACGTACCCGGCCCGGCTGAAGAAGCAGGTGCTGCGCTCGGGCGGGATCGCGCAGTTCGCCGGCGGCGTACCGGCGATGTGCGACGGCATCACCCAGGGCCGCGACGGCATGCAACTGTCTCTGTTCAGCCGGGACGTGATCGCGATGTCGACCGCGATTGCGCTGTCTCAC belongs to Microlunatus elymi and includes:
- a CDS encoding ROK family protein; the protein is MASIQGPSTAGDVLALVREGATTRSDLGRLTGLSRTAVAARVAALLRSGLLVEADDEPSVSTGGRPPGQLRFNRDAGVVLAGAIGRSRTQVAVCDLDGTVLAAADVEQEIGVSPDQLMPAVVGALTDLLDEIARPAAAVRTIGLSIPGTVDIERGASLDSPIMTGWDGVPLAPYLADLSRAPVFVENDANAMALSERRGHLEQHRDLTFLKASTGIGIGVVVDGRLVRGRLGAAGEIGHTKITAAEGLACRCGDTGCLEALAGGWALVRHAAEAGLQVDHVRDLAARAVAGDAVARRLTRDAGRRTGEVLAAAVNLLNPEVVVVGGDLAAAYDSYVAGLRESLYAQASALATRELAIVPLTHGERAGVVGCAALALGQVLAPAAVDRALAG